GTTCGCGACGTCGAGGCGAATGCGGTCGCCGTCGCGGAGGAAGGCGATCGGTCCGCCGTCGACCGCCTCGGGCGCGATGTGCCCCACACATAGGCCGGTCGTCCCCCCGGAGAAGCGGCCGTCGGTGAGCAACAGGACGTCCTTGCCCAGCCCGGCGCCCTTGATCGCGCCGGTGATGGCGAGCATCTCCCGCATCCCGGGCCCGCCCTTGGGGCCTTCGTAGCGGATCACCACGGCGTCGCCCTGGGTGATGGTGCCGTCCTCGAGGGCGTCCAGCGCGGCCCGTTCGCCGTCGAAAACCCTTGCGGTCCCTTCGAACACGTCGGAATCGAAGCCGGCCGACTTGACCACCGCCCCCTCGGGCGCCAGCGAGCCGCGCAGGATGGTGATCCCCCCGGTGGGGTGGATGGGATCGTTCAGCGCGCGCAGCACCTTGCCGTCCGGGTCGGGCGGGGCGATCGCGGCGAGGTTCTCGGCGACGGTCTGGCCGGTCACCGTCAGGCAGTCACCGTGCAGCAGGCCCGCGTCCAGCAGCGTCTTCATCATCACCGGAACGCCGCCGATGTGGTCGACGTGGGTCATGACGTGGCGGCCGAACGGCTTCACGTCGGCCAGGTGCGGCACCTTCGACCCGATCCGGTCGAAGTCGTCGAGCGTCAGGGCCACCTCGGCCTCGTGCGCGATGGCGAGCAGGTGCAGCACCGCGTTGGTGGAGCCGCCGAACGCCATCACCACCGCGATCGCGTTCTCGAACGCCTCCTTGGTCATGATGTCGCGGGCGGTGATACCGCGCCGCAGCAGTTCGACGACGGCCTGGCCGCTGCGGCGCGCGAACCCGTCGCGGCGCCGGTCGGTGGCCGGTGGCGCCGCGCTGCCAGGCAGCGACATGCCGAGCGCCTCGGCGGCGCTGGCCATCGTGTTGGCGGTGTACATGCCGCCACACGCCCCCTCGCCGGGGCAGATGGCCCGCTCGATGGCGTCGACGTCCGCGCGCGGCATCAACCCGCGGGCGCACGCGCCGACCGCCTCGAACGCGTCGATGATGGTGACCTCGCGCTCGCTGCCGTCGGAAAGCTTGGCCACGCCCGGGAGGATGGACCCCGCGTAGAGGAACACCGACGCCAGGTCCAGGCGCGCGGCGGCCATCAGCATCCCCGGAAGCGACTTATCACACCCGGCCAGCAGCACCGAGCCGTCCAGCCGCTCCGCCTGCATCACGGTCTCGACGCTGTCCGCGATCACCTCGCGGGACACCAGTGAGAAATGCATCCCCTCGTGGCCCATCGAGATGCCGTCGGAGACGGAGATCGTCCCGAACTCGAGCGGGTACCCGCCCGCCGCGAACACGCCCTCCTTGACCGCCTTGGCGAGCCGGTCGAGCGAGAGGTTGCACGGCGTGATCTCGTTCCAGGACGACCCGACCCCGACCTGCGGCTTGGCGAAGTCCTCGTCACCCATGCCTACCGCGCGCAGCATGCCACGGGCCGCGGCCTTCTCCAGGCCGTCGGTGACGTCACGACTACGGGGTTTGATGTCGGCGGAAGACGCCGGATCGGTGGTGGAGGACATCGTTCAAGTATGCGCGAACCGCGTGGCCACGAGACCCGCGGGATACCCCAACGGGGTATAAGCTAGGAGAATGACGACCGCGCACGGATATTCCGAGCAGAAGGACAACTACGCCAAGAGGCTGCGGCGCATCGAGGGCCAGGTGCGGGGCATCGCCCGGATGATCGACGAGGACAAGTACTGCATCGACGTCCTCACCCAGATCAGCGCCGTCAACAGCGCCCTGCGCTCGGTGGCGCTGAACCTGCTCGACGAGCACCTTAGCCACTGCGTCACCAACGCGGTCGCCGAGGGCGGCGGCCAGGCCGACGAGAAGCTGGCCGAGGCCTCCGCGGCCATCGCGCGGCTGGTTCGTTCCTGATCGCCTAGGGCGTGTTGAAACGAAAGAATGCATGAACCCGTTGCCGCGGTGCGTACCGTAGGGGCAGCGTGGTCGTGTCGGCGGTATTGCCGGCCCATCCCGCAACCGACCTATGACTGCCATGACAGCCGAAACCACTGTTGCCACGCGAACGTGGACGCCACGCATCGCGGCACAGCTGGCCGTGCTGGCCGCGGCGGCTTTCACCTACGTCACCGCGGAAATCCTGCCGGTGGGCGCGCTGTCCTCGATCGCGCGGAACCTGCACGTCAGCGTCGTCCTCGTCGGGACCTTGCTGTCCTGGTACGCGCTGGTGGCGGCCCTGTCGACCTTCCCGCTGGTGCGCTGGACGGCGCACTGGCCGCGGCGGCGCGCCCTGGTGGTGAGCCTGGCGTGCCTGACCGCCTCCCAGCTGATCTCCGCGCTGGCCCCGAACTTCGCCGTGCTGGCCGCCGGGCGGGTGCTCTGCGCGGTCACCCACGGGCTGCTGTGGTCGGTCATCGCCCCGTTCGCCACCCGGCTGGTGCCGCCCAGCCATGCCGGCCGCGCCACGATGTCGATCTATATCGGGACCAGCTTGGCCCTCGTCATCGGTAGCCCGCTGACGGCCGCCATGAGCCTGATGTGGGGCTGGCGGCTCGCGGCGGTCAGCGTCACGGTCGCGGCGGCCGTCGTCACGGTGGCCGCCCGGCTCCTGTTGCCGGCGATGGTGCTCAGCAACGACCAGCTCGCCTGCGTCGGCCCGCGCGCCCGGCATCACCGCAACCGCCGGCTGATCATCCTCAGCCTCATCACGATGGTCGGCGTCACCGGCCACTTCGTCTCGTACACCTACATCGTCGTGGTCATCCGCGAGGTGGTCGGCGTGCGCGGCGCGAACCTGGCCTGGGTGCTGGCCGCCTACGGCGCCGCCGGCGTGGTCGCCGTGGGCATGGTCGCGCGACCGCTGGACCGCCGGCCCCGCGGGGCGATCATCTTCTGCATGGCCGGGTTGACCGTCGTGTTCGCCGTGCTGACGGGTCTGGCGTTCGGGGGCGAGCCCGTCGTGGCGACCGTGCTGATCGGAACGTGCGCGATCGTGCTGTGGGGTGCGATGGCGACGGCCGTGTCGCCGATGATGCAGGCCGCCGCCATGCGCAGCGGGGTCGACGACCCCGACGGGGCGTCGGGGCTGTACGTGACGGCGTTCCAGGTGGGCATCATGGCGGGGTCGCTGGTGGGCGGTCTTCTCTACGAGCGCAGCATCGCCCTGATGTTGACCGCTTCGGCCGGCCTGATGGCCGCGGCGCTGGCCGGTATGGCGGCCAATCGGCAGGTGCTCGACGTTGCGCCGGCAAGCTCACGTGATTCATAGCTCGGCAGGTCAGCGACCCTAAACGGGTCCGGCGGGGGCCGCGGACCGGGTAGCCGGTTCCCGCGCTGTGCCAAACTATTTCCAGGACGTGTCTGGAGGGATGCATATGTCGGGCTGGACGAGGGGACGCTTCTTCGCCGCTCTGAACGCAGCCGGGTTGGCCGTTGTGTTGGTGCTGAGCGCCGGCACCGCGCTGGCGGATCCGGACCCGGCTCCCGGTGATCCGGGGGTGGCCGTCCCGCCCGGGCCGCCCTCCCCCCCGCCCGACCCGTTCGCGGCGCCCCCGCCGCCCAACCCGCTGGCGCCGCCTCCCTTCCTGCCGCCGCTCGGCCAGCCCGTCGCCGCGGGTCCCGCCGCCGGGCAGAACCCGAGCCCGTTCACCGGCGTCGCGCCGTTCGGCCCCCCGAAGATCGTCCCGGTCAACGGTTCGACCGTGGGTGTCGGGCAGCCGATCATCGTCAACTTCCCCGCCCGCGTGGATGACGCCGGCGCGGCCATGGACGCCGTCCACGTCATGTCGACCCCGCCGGTGCCGGGCAAGTTCTACTGGATGACCCCGACGCAGCTGCGCTGGCGCCCGCTGAGCTTCTGGCCCGCCCACACCGCGGTGACCGTCGACGCGGGCGGCACCGTGACCAGCTTCCAAACCGGTGACGCGCTGATCGCCACGGCGGACGACACGACCCACCAGCTGACCGTGACCCGCAACGGCACGGTGGAGAAGACCATCCCGATGTCAATGGGCATGTCGGCGGGCAATCACCAAACCCCCAACGGCACCTACTACGTGCAGGAGAAAATGCCGTCGGTGGTGATGGATTCTTCCACCTACGGGGTCCCGGTCAACTCGACGTACGGCTACAAGGTGACCGTCGACCTGGCCGTCCGGTTCGACAACGTCGGCGACTTCGTGCACAGCGCACCGTGGTCGGTGGACGACCAGGGCAAGCGCGACGTCAGCCACGGCTGCATCAACATCAGCCCCTCGAACGCGAAGTGGTTCTTCGACAACTTCGGCCCCGGCGACGTGATCGTCGTGAAGAACTCGAGCGGTGGGCCTTACCCGAAGAATGACGGCTCCGCCGACTGGATGAACTAGCCCTCTCCCGCTCTGTGCGGAAGGGCCTTCCGCGCGCCCGGCGGTTATGTATAGCATCATACATACCCCCGGCCGAGGAGCGGCGATGCGAAGCCACCGCGAGCAGATGGTCGTCTCGGCCGCGCTGCTGATCAGGGAGCGCGGCGCGCGCGCCACCGCGATCTCGGACGTGCTGCAGCACAGCGGCGCGCCGCGCGGGTCCGCCTACCACTACTTCCCGGGTGGGCGCACCCAGTTGCTCTGCGAGGCGGTGGACTACGCCGGTGACCACGTCGGCGCCGTCATCGCCGCGGCCGAGAGTGGCCTCGAACTGCTGGACACGCTGATCGGCAAGTACCGCCGCCAATTGCTCGACAGCGACTTCCGCGCCGGGTGCCCGGTTGTCGCGGTCTCCGTCGAATCCGGTGACGAGCAGGACCGCGAGCGGATGGCCCCGGTGATCGAGCGCGCGACGGCGGTGTTCGACCGCTGGACGTCCCAGATCACCCAGCGCCTCGTCTCCGATGGCATCCCGACCGAGACCGCCGCCGAACTGTCGATGCTGACCACGTCGGCGATCGAGGGCGCGATCGTGCTGGCCCGGGTCCGGCGTGACGTGGCGCCCCTGGATCTCATCCACCGTCAGCTGCGCAGCTCGCTGCTGGCCGCCCTGGGAAGGAACCCCGACGATGACCGCTGAATGGCAGCCCACCGCCTGCATCCTCTGCGAGTGCAACTGCGGCATCGTCGTCCAAGTCGAGGACGGCCATTTGGCCAAGATCCGCGGCGACAAGAACCATCCGGCGTCGCAGGGCTACACCTGCAACAAGGCGCTGCGGCTGGACCACTACCAGAACAACCGGGCCCGCCTGACATCGCCGATGCGCCGCCGGCCCGACGGCACCTACGAAGAAATCGATTGGGACACCGCGATCGTCGAGATCGCCGAGGGCTTCAGGCATATCCGTGACACCTACGGCGGCGACAAGATCTTCTACTATGGCGGCGGCGGGCAGGGCAACCACCTGGGCGGGGCCTACAGCGGCGCCTTCCTGAAGGCGCTGGGGTCGAAGTACCGGTCGAATGCGTTGGCGCAGGAGAAGACCGGCGAGGCCTGGGTCGACGGGCACCTGTACGGCGGCCATACCCGCGGCGAGTTCGAGCACGCCGAGGTTGCGGTGTTCGTCGGCAAGAACCCATGGATGTCGCAGAGCTTCCCCCGGGCGCGCGTGGTGCTCAACGAGATCGCCAAGGACCCGGCCCGGTCGATGATCGTGATCGACCCGGTGGTCACCGACACGGCGAAAATGTCCGACTTCCACCTGCGGGTGCACCCCGGAACCGACGCCTGGTGCCTGGCCGCGATGGCTGCCGTCCTCGTTCAGGAAAGCCTGTGCGACGAGGCTTTTCTCGCCGAACATGTGCGCGGGGCCGACACCGTGCGCGACGCGTTGCGCGACGTCTCGGTCCGCGACTACGCGCTGCGCTGCGGGGTCGACGAAGAGCTGGTGCGGGCCGCGGCACGGCGCATCGGCACCGCCGCCAGCGTCGCGGTGTTCGAAGACCTCGGCATCCAGCAGGCGCCCAACAGCACTCTGAGCTCCTACTTGAACAAGCTGCTGTGGATCTTCACCGGCAACTTCGCGAAAAAGGGTGGGCAGCACCTGCATTCGTCGGTGGCGTCATTGTTCAGCACGGTGTCGGGCCGCACCCCCGTCACCGGCGCGCCGATCATCGCCGGCCTGGTGCCGTCCAACGTCGTGCCCGAGGAAATCCTCACCGATCACCCGGACCGGTTCCGGGCCATGATCGTCGAAAGCGGGAACCCCGCCCACTCGCTGGCCGACTCGACGGCGTGCCGGGAGGCGTTCCGATCGCTGGAGCTGATGGTGGTCGTCGATGTGGCGATGACCGAGACGGCCAGGCTGGCGCACTACGTGTTGCCCGCCGCGTCGCAATACGAGAAGCCCGAGGCCACCTTCTTCAATTTCGAGTTCCCGCACAATGGCTTTCACCTGCGGCGGCCGCTGCTCGAACCGCTGGGGGGCACGCTGCCCGAACCGGAGATCTGGGCCCGGCTGGTGCGGGCGCTCGGCGTCGTCGACGACGCGGACCTGCGTCCGTTGCGCGAGGCCGCCCTACGCGGCCGTCAGGCGTACGCCGAGGCGTTCCTCTCCGCGGTGTCCGCCAATCCGACTCTGGCGCGGCTGGTTCCGTATGTGCTCTACGAGACGCTCGGCCCGACGCTGCCCGACGGCATGGCCGGCGCGGCCGCCGTCTGGGGGCTGGCCCAGAAGGTCGCGATGACCTACCCCGAGGCCGTACGCCGGGCCGGCCATGCCGACGGCAACGCGCTGTTCGACGCCATCCTGGACAGCCCGTCAGGCGTGGTGTTCACCGCCCACAACTACGAGGACGATTTCGCGCTGATCGGCCACGCCGACCACAAGATCGCGCTGGAGATTCCCGAAATGCTCGCCGACCTGCGGGCACTCGCCGAGGCGCCACTGCGGCTGACCACGGCGGAGTTTCCCATTGTGCTGTCGGTGGGCGAGCGGCGGGCCTACACCGCCAACGACATCATCCGCGACCCGTCCTGGCGCAAGCGTGACACCGACGGGGCGCTGCGCGTCAGCGTCGAAGACGCCCAGCACCTCGGGCTCGTCGACGGGGGCCGGGCGCGCATCAGCACCGCGGCCGGCAGCGCGGAGGCCACCGTCGAGGTCACCGAGACCATGCTGGCCGGACACGCAGCCCTGCCCAACGGTTTCGGCCTCGACTACGTCGGGCCCGACGGGCAGACCGTCGTTCCGGGTGTCGCCCCGAACGCGCTCACCTCCACCCGGTGGCGCGACCCCTACGCCGGCACGCCCTGGCACAAGCACGTTCCCGCCCGCATCGAACTGTGCCCGGCCGGGTGACCTAGTTCCAGATCCTGACCCGGCGCCGCGGCTCCAGGAACAAGGCGTCGCCCTCGGACACCTCGAACGCCTCGTAAAAGGCGTCGATGTTGCGGATCACCCCGTTGCACCGGAACTCCGGCGGCGAGTGCGGATCGATCGCCAGCCGCCGGATCGCCTCAGCCACACGGGATTTGGTGCGCCACACCTGCGCCCAGCCGTAGAACACGCGCTGCACGCCGGTGAGGCCGTCGATGACGGGGGCGGCTTGTCCATTAAGGGACAACTGGTAGGCGAGCAGCGCGATGGACAGCCCGCCCAAGTCGCCGATGTTCTCGCCGACGGTGAACGCGCCATTCACGTGGTGACTCGCGTCAAGTCCCCTCGGCGTGTAGGCGTCGTACTGCTCGATGAGCGCCTTGGTCCGCGCGCCGAACTCGGTGCGGTCCTCGTCGGTCCACCAGTCGACCAGGTTGCCGTCGCCGTCGTACTTCGCGCCCTGGTCGTCGAAGCCGTGCCCGATCTCGTGACCGATCACCGCGCCGATCCCGCCGTAGTTGGCGGCGTCGTCGGCCTCGGCATCGA
This genomic window from Mycobacterium saskatchewanense contains:
- a CDS encoding L,D-transpeptidase, translated to MSGWTRGRFFAALNAAGLAVVLVLSAGTALADPDPAPGDPGVAVPPGPPSPPPDPFAAPPPPNPLAPPPFLPPLGQPVAAGPAAGQNPSPFTGVAPFGPPKIVPVNGSTVGVGQPIIVNFPARVDDAGAAMDAVHVMSTPPVPGKFYWMTPTQLRWRPLSFWPAHTAVTVDAGGTVTSFQTGDALIATADDTTHQLTVTRNGTVEKTIPMSMGMSAGNHQTPNGTYYVQEKMPSVVMDSSTYGVPVNSTYGYKVTVDLAVRFDNVGDFVHSAPWSVDDQGKRDVSHGCINISPSNAKWFFDNFGPGDVIVVKNSSGGPYPKNDGSADWMN
- a CDS encoding MFS transporter gives rise to the protein MTAMTAETTVATRTWTPRIAAQLAVLAAAAFTYVTAEILPVGALSSIARNLHVSVVLVGTLLSWYALVAALSTFPLVRWTAHWPRRRALVVSLACLTASQLISALAPNFAVLAAGRVLCAVTHGLLWSVIAPFATRLVPPSHAGRATMSIYIGTSLALVIGSPLTAAMSLMWGWRLAAVSVTVAAAVVTVAARLLLPAMVLSNDQLACVGPRARHHRNRRLIILSLITMVGVTGHFVSYTYIVVVIREVVGVRGANLAWVLAAYGAAGVVAVGMVARPLDRRPRGAIIFCMAGLTVVFAVLTGLAFGGEPVVATVLIGTCAIVLWGAMATAVSPMMQAAAMRSGVDDPDGASGLYVTAFQVGIMAGSLVGGLLYERSIALMLTASAGLMAAALAGMAANRQVLDVAPASSRDS
- a CDS encoding TetR/AcrR family transcriptional regulator, yielding MRSHREQMVVSAALLIRERGARATAISDVLQHSGAPRGSAYHYFPGGRTQLLCEAVDYAGDHVGAVIAAAESGLELLDTLIGKYRRQLLDSDFRAGCPVVAVSVESGDEQDRERMAPVIERATAVFDRWTSQITQRLVSDGIPTETAAELSMLTTSAIEGAIVLARVRRDVAPLDLIHRQLRSSLLAALGRNPDDDR
- the ilvD gene encoding dihydroxy-acid dehydratase, which produces MSSTTDPASSADIKPRSRDVTDGLEKAAARGMLRAVGMGDEDFAKPQVGVGSSWNEITPCNLSLDRLAKAVKEGVFAAGGYPLEFGTISVSDGISMGHEGMHFSLVSREVIADSVETVMQAERLDGSVLLAGCDKSLPGMLMAAARLDLASVFLYAGSILPGVAKLSDGSEREVTIIDAFEAVGACARGLMPRADVDAIERAICPGEGACGGMYTANTMASAAEALGMSLPGSAAPPATDRRRDGFARRSGQAVVELLRRGITARDIMTKEAFENAIAVVMAFGGSTNAVLHLLAIAHEAEVALTLDDFDRIGSKVPHLADVKPFGRHVMTHVDHIGGVPVMMKTLLDAGLLHGDCLTVTGQTVAENLAAIAPPDPDGKVLRALNDPIHPTGGITILRGSLAPEGAVVKSAGFDSDVFEGTARVFDGERAALDALEDGTITQGDAVVIRYEGPKGGPGMREMLAITGAIKGAGLGKDVLLLTDGRFSGGTTGLCVGHIAPEAVDGGPIAFLRDGDRIRLDVANRVLDVLVDPAEFDSRREGFTPPPARYKTGVLAKYVKLVSSAAIGAVCG
- a CDS encoding molybdopterin-dependent oxidoreductase; the encoded protein is MTAEWQPTACILCECNCGIVVQVEDGHLAKIRGDKNHPASQGYTCNKALRLDHYQNNRARLTSPMRRRPDGTYEEIDWDTAIVEIAEGFRHIRDTYGGDKIFYYGGGGQGNHLGGAYSGAFLKALGSKYRSNALAQEKTGEAWVDGHLYGGHTRGEFEHAEVAVFVGKNPWMSQSFPRARVVLNEIAKDPARSMIVIDPVVTDTAKMSDFHLRVHPGTDAWCLAAMAAVLVQESLCDEAFLAEHVRGADTVRDALRDVSVRDYALRCGVDEELVRAAARRIGTAASVAVFEDLGIQQAPNSTLSSYLNKLLWIFTGNFAKKGGQHLHSSVASLFSTVSGRTPVTGAPIIAGLVPSNVVPEEILTDHPDRFRAMIVESGNPAHSLADSTACREAFRSLELMVVVDVAMTETARLAHYVLPAASQYEKPEATFFNFEFPHNGFHLRRPLLEPLGGTLPEPEIWARLVRALGVVDDADLRPLREAALRGRQAYAEAFLSAVSANPTLARLVPYVLYETLGPTLPDGMAGAAAVWGLAQKVAMTYPEAVRRAGHADGNALFDAILDSPSGVVFTAHNYEDDFALIGHADHKIALEIPEMLADLRALAEAPLRLTTAEFPIVLSVGERRAYTANDIIRDPSWRKRDTDGALRVSVEDAQHLGLVDGGRARISTAAGSAEATVEVTETMLAGHAALPNGFGLDYVGPDGQTVVPGVAPNALTSTRWRDPYAGTPWHKHVPARIELCPAG
- the ricR gene encoding copper-sensing transcriptional repressor RicR, whose product is MTTAHGYSEQKDNYAKRLRRIEGQVRGIARMIDEDKYCIDVLTQISAVNSALRSVALNLLDEHLSHCVTNAVAEGGGQADEKLAEASAAIARLVRS